A single Sulfurimonas crateris DNA region contains:
- a CDS encoding DedA family protein translates to MNYFLGYLLYEKSKTKLLASKTGAKAYGYGHKYGYYALLLSWLPVIGDPLTLVAGVARLRFIWFVLIAGSLRIARYYFLTLVV, encoded by the coding sequence GTGAACTACTTTTTGGGCTACCTGCTTTACGAGAAGAGTAAAACAAAGCTTTTGGCATCCAAAACGGGTGCAAAAGCCTACGGTTACGGACATAAATACGGCTACTATGCACTTCTTCTCTCATGGCTTCCTGTTATCGGCGATCCTCTCACACTTGTTGCCGGTGTCGCCAGGCTAAGGTTTATTTGGTTTGTTTTAATTGCAGGAAGTTTGAGGATAGCAAGGTACTACTTTTTGACTCTTGTGGTATAA